A window of Mucilaginibacter paludis DSM 18603 contains these coding sequences:
- a CDS encoding helix-turn-helix domain-containing protein translates to MMTNPTEIIPGVIFYSYLANRLTEKVSFLSSNMLVLQVSGHFTLETSGQKISMKRGQMLLIGKNQLGQITKAPLPDEDYETIVIRLQEDLLRKIALEEQIEIKHKYTGAPNVLIPVDDFLQGYFQSVIPYVRNPAEKLSTEMGILKVNEGVKLLLRAMPQLREFLFDFSEPHKIDLEMFMLSNFNFNVPVEKFAQLTGRSLAGFKRDFQKTFGMAPRHWLQEKRLMEARHLIENKNKKPSAIYLDLGFESLSHFSHSFKKKFGKAPTA, encoded by the coding sequence ATGATGACTAATCCAACTGAAATAATTCCCGGGGTCATATTTTACTCTTATCTCGCCAATAGGCTAACGGAGAAAGTGAGCTTTCTGTCGAGCAATATGTTGGTATTGCAGGTTTCGGGGCATTTTACTTTGGAAACCTCGGGTCAGAAAATTTCCATGAAGCGGGGCCAGATGCTGCTGATAGGCAAAAATCAACTGGGGCAGATCACCAAAGCGCCGCTGCCAGACGAAGATTATGAAACCATCGTGATCAGGCTGCAGGAAGACCTGCTCAGAAAGATTGCCCTGGAAGAGCAAATTGAGATCAAGCATAAATATACGGGGGCACCCAATGTACTTATCCCGGTAGATGATTTTTTGCAAGGGTATTTTCAGTCGGTAATTCCCTACGTCCGCAATCCGGCAGAAAAGTTAAGTACCGAGATGGGCATTTTAAAAGTGAACGAAGGAGTAAAATTGTTGCTGCGTGCCATGCCTCAGCTCAGGGAGTTTCTGTTCGATTTCTCGGAGCCTCATAAAATCGATCTTGAAATGTTTATGCTCAGCAATTTTAATTTCAACGTGCCTGTTGAAAAATTTGCGCAGCTTACTGGCAGGAGCCTTGCCGGCTTTAAGCGCGACTTTCAAAAAACATTCGGCATGGCGCCCCGCCATTGGCTCCAGGAAAAAAGACTGATGGAAGCCCGGCATCTTATCGAGAACAAAAACAAAAAGCCATCGGCCATCTACCTTGATTTAGGATTTGAAAGCCTTTCTCATTTTTCGCATTCTTTCAAAAAAAAGTTCGGCAAAGCGCCAACGGCTTAG
- a CDS encoding TonB-dependent receptor domain-containing protein encodes MRTFKAFLLFFSIVFSNLLMAQTATIKGRVADRQSKQPVEYASVALLKSTDSVLISGTVSKANGTFQFDHVASGKYLLKVAFIGYHNQYSAVITVGSGLYNAGTILLSPGQQLLNEVNVSGQAAGSINKIDKQSYKAAQFELAKGGSAVDVLKNLPSVSVNGEGEIRLRGSAGFMVLINGKPVLTDAQTVLSQLPANAVDNIELITAPSAKYDPDGRGGIINIITKKGASDGFTLATNVQGGLPALNDFGNSRKPQRYGADLTLNYRKNKWDISVGGNYNRNDNAGYREGDVYTKNFANNTITRFPSAGERSFKKYNYAGRATINYAADASNTFSAGFFMGKRYQDRIADLLYHNTTSNLATNALIQSNTYYNSNQQTKQGDFSLANFDYTHTFQNKATLTAGMVYEHANLYGDTKNRNLKYPNTTDTIQYVYNPYKRPINGYRFKLDHSLPLGKGKLESGYQLRYDTQDGQFDYSVTPLTGQTDIAKFNGSLHAKNMINSFYTQYSGKASKLEYTGGLRYEYATRTVNISYDSKPHQLDLSNLFPSANLLYSFTEAWKLKAGYSKRINRTTNLELNPIPEREHSETLEQGDPDLLPEFIDLAELGTIHNFKQGSFFATLYYQHIKNPIQRLNSVYADTILNRVYSNAGNARLFGLEAGTNLQPAKWCTLYMGANLYNYKINGNINILGTPTTVNNSNWAYSVNANSSFMLNKTLSLGANVNYLSKRPTAQGEDSQFFVPGTSLKKTLMNGRLAASLLWQNMNIFNANKQRITTQGPNFYTTTNYIYETNVFMINLAFNLNKFTGKLKLPSSELNDKEF; translated from the coding sequence ATGCGAACTTTTAAAGCGTTTCTGCTATTTTTTTCAATTGTATTTTCAAATTTACTGATGGCCCAAACCGCCACTATTAAAGGGCGGGTTGCCGACCGGCAAAGTAAGCAGCCGGTGGAGTATGCCAGCGTAGCCCTGCTCAAAAGTACGGATTCGGTGCTGATCAGCGGGACGGTTTCTAAAGCCAACGGCACCTTTCAGTTTGACCATGTTGCAAGCGGCAAGTACTTGCTTAAAGTAGCGTTTATAGGTTACCATAACCAGTACAGCGCTGTTATAACGGTGGGAAGCGGATTATATAACGCCGGAACCATCCTGTTATCTCCGGGCCAGCAATTATTGAACGAGGTAAACGTTAGCGGGCAAGCAGCCGGTTCTATCAATAAAATAGATAAGCAAAGCTATAAGGCGGCTCAGTTTGAGCTGGCAAAAGGCGGCTCGGCTGTAGATGTATTAAAAAACCTGCCATCGGTTTCGGTAAACGGCGAAGGCGAAATCAGGCTGAGGGGCTCCGCCGGGTTTATGGTGCTCATTAACGGCAAGCCGGTACTCACAGACGCGCAAACGGTATTAAGCCAGTTGCCTGCCAATGCTGTGGACAACATCGAACTTATTACCGCCCCATCGGCCAAATACGACCCCGACGGCCGCGGCGGCATCATCAACATTATCACTAAAAAAGGCGCGAGCGATGGTTTTACGTTAGCTACTAACGTGCAGGGTGGGCTACCGGCCTTAAATGATTTTGGCAATAGCCGCAAACCGCAACGCTACGGTGCCGACCTTACCCTGAACTACCGGAAAAACAAGTGGGACATATCTGTTGGCGGCAATTATAACCGCAACGATAACGCAGGTTACCGCGAAGGCGATGTGTACACCAAAAACTTTGCTAACAATACCATCACCAGGTTTCCGTCGGCCGGCGAAAGAAGCTTTAAAAAATACAACTATGCCGGCCGCGCTACAATTAACTATGCTGCCGATGCCTCGAACACGTTTTCTGCAGGCTTTTTTATGGGTAAACGCTACCAGGACCGGATTGCCGACCTGCTATACCACAATACCACATCAAACTTAGCCACCAATGCGTTAATTCAAAGCAACACTTATTATAACTCCAACCAGCAAACCAAGCAGGGCGATTTTTCGTTGGCCAACTTTGATTATACGCACACGTTTCAAAACAAAGCAACACTTACGGCAGGCATGGTGTATGAGCATGCCAATCTTTATGGCGATACCAAAAACCGCAACCTGAAATATCCCAACACTACAGACACGATACAATATGTTTACAACCCCTATAAGCGCCCCATTAACGGATACCGCTTTAAGCTCGACCATAGCTTACCACTTGGCAAGGGAAAATTAGAGAGTGGTTACCAACTGAGGTATGATACCCAGGACGGGCAGTTTGATTACAGTGTTACCCCCTTAACGGGCCAAACTGATATTGCCAAATTTAACGGCAGTCTGCACGCCAAAAACATGATCAACTCCTTTTACACCCAATATTCGGGCAAGGCGTCGAAACTGGAATATACCGGCGGCTTGCGTTACGAGTATGCCACCCGAACGGTAAATATCTCGTACGACAGCAAGCCCCACCAGCTTGATCTATCTAACCTGTTCCCTTCGGCCAATTTATTGTACAGTTTTACCGAGGCCTGGAAATTGAAGGCCGGTTACAGCAAACGCATTAATCGCACCACAAACCTGGAGCTGAACCCTATACCCGAAAGAGAGCACTCTGAAACGCTGGAACAGGGCGACCCCGACCTGCTGCCCGAATTTATTGACCTGGCCGAACTGGGTACCATCCATAATTTTAAACAGGGATCTTTTTTTGCAACCTTGTATTATCAGCATATTAAAAACCCCATACAGCGGCTAAACAGCGTTTATGCCGATACCATACTGAACCGGGTATACAGCAACGCAGGCAACGCGCGACTATTTGGCCTGGAGGCAGGCACCAATTTACAACCGGCCAAATGGTGTACGCTTTACATGGGCGCTAACTTGTACAACTATAAAATAAACGGTAATATTAACATACTGGGCACGCCAACCACGGTAAACAACAGTAACTGGGCTTACAGTGTTAATGCCAATAGCAGCTTTATGCTTAATAAAACCCTGAGCCTTGGGGCCAATGTTAACTACCTGTCTAAACGGCCAACCGCACAGGGCGAGGATTCACAGTTTTTTGTACCCGGTACTTCGCTTAAAAAAACGCTGATGAACGGCCGCCTTGCCGCCTCGCTCCTATGGCAGAACATGAATATTTTTAATGCCAACAAACAGCGCATCACCACACAAGGCCCCAACTTTTATACCACCACCAACTATATTTATGAAACCAACGTTTTCATGATCAATTTGGCTTTTAACCTCAACAAATTTACCGGCAAACTTAAACTACCCAGCAGCGAGCTCAACGATAAGGAGTTTTAA
- a CDS encoding RNA polymerase sigma factor, translating to MKETADVTDFALIIRLKQDDEAAFKILFERWFKKLYHFSFRYLKNKELAEEVIQETMLQLWINRQKLDESYPLSPYLFTIARRLSLNSIRQLATSKNVSERLYQDMKASVNTTEDDVLLAELQRITNEALILMPKQQQQVYRLSRNEGYSLDEIAAELGILKNTVKKHLSEALKAIRKHYSIRYIACFLLFYHFFKK from the coding sequence ATGAAAGAAACAGCAGATGTAACTGATTTTGCCTTGATTATCAGGCTGAAACAGGACGACGAAGCTGCTTTTAAGATTTTGTTTGAGCGTTGGTTTAAAAAATTATACCATTTCAGTTTCCGTTATCTTAAAAACAAGGAGCTTGCCGAAGAGGTGATACAGGAAACGATGCTGCAACTTTGGATAAACAGGCAAAAGCTCGATGAAAGCTATCCTTTATCGCCGTATCTTTTTACCATAGCGCGCCGATTATCCTTAAACAGCATCAGGCAATTGGCTACATCTAAAAATGTTTCCGAAAGGCTTTACCAGGATATGAAGGCATCGGTAAATACTACCGAAGATGATGTTTTGCTGGCCGAATTGCAGCGGATTACCAACGAAGCACTAATTTTAATGCCTAAACAGCAACAGCAAGTGTATAGGTTGAGCCGTAATGAGGGGTATTCTTTAGATGAGATAGCCGCGGAACTGGGTATTTTAAAAAATACCGTTAAAAAACATCTTTCCGAAGCCTTAAAAGCTATCCGGAAACATTATTCCATCCGATATATAGCCTGTTTTTTACTTTTTTATCACTTTTTTAAAAAATAA
- a CDS encoding helix-turn-helix domain-containing protein: MPSTIPHDIPIKNKLETGLVLKVSLMKEVIKPTTPHRHADYHELIWLREGSGYHEIDEVNFEVQAPVAFYLRPGQTHRWNFSSIPKGYVILFKEELLKKDDIDLLYNLPAQVPVADESLLFIILAAFYAEYKAKVPELEIHTAYLHFLIAKLRQYAANGASIPIKGIHDIFQQYKRLVNSHFLEQKQPAFYAGLLHITTAALNEACKKAVAKTASAIINERVLLEGKVFLSGTAKPIGEIAGILQFSDSPHFIKFFKHHTNLTPGAYRQLAMAKK; this comes from the coding sequence ATGCCCTCAACTATCCCTCATGATATCCCTATAAAAAACAAGCTGGAAACCGGCCTTGTTTTAAAAGTGAGCCTCATGAAGGAGGTGATTAAACCCACAACACCGCACCGGCATGCCGATTATCACGAACTGATCTGGCTGCGTGAGGGCTCTGGTTACCACGAGATTGACGAGGTTAATTTTGAGGTGCAGGCGCCGGTTGCCTTTTACCTGCGACCAGGGCAAACCCACCGCTGGAATTTCAGCAGCATCCCCAAAGGTTATGTGATTCTTTTTAAAGAGGAACTGTTAAAAAAAGACGACATCGATTTGTTGTATAATTTACCGGCGCAGGTGCCCGTAGCCGACGAGAGCCTGCTGTTCATTATTTTAGCGGCATTTTATGCGGAATATAAAGCCAAAGTGCCTGAGCTGGAGATCCATACCGCTTACCTGCACTTTTTGATAGCCAAACTAAGGCAGTATGCCGCTAACGGCGCATCAATACCCATAAAAGGCATACACGATATTTTTCAGCAATATAAACGCCTGGTTAACTCACATTTTCTCGAACAGAAACAGCCTGCCTTTTATGCGGGGCTTTTGCATATCACCACAGCCGCGCTTAATGAGGCCTGTAAAAAAGCGGTGGCTAAAACGGCTTCGGCAATAATTAACGAGCGGGTTTTGTTAGAGGGCAAGGTATTTCTCTCGGGAACGGCCAAGCCCATCGGCGAAATTGCCGGCATTTTACAATTTTCGGACTCGCCCCACTTTATTAAATTTTTTAAACATCATACCAATTTAACGCCCGGCGCTTATCGCCAACTGGCAATGGCTAAAAAATAG
- a CDS encoding aldo/keto reductase yields the protein MSNVTKINLGKNGPLVSKLGLGCMRMSSVWGGPRPDESESIATIRTALDSGINFLNTGDFYGAGHNELLVGQAIKGRRDEAFISVKFGAIFHNGHWLGLDLRPIAIKNFINYSLVRLGIDTIDLYQPCRMDNSVPVEDVIGTVADLIKEGKVRHLGVSEITADQLRKANSVYPVTALEIGYSLADRQIESDLLPAAEELGIGVVAFANTAEGLLTGQMKAPLAADSYQNNFSRFQGENLTKNLEKVEVLKAMAEQKGCTPTQLAIAWVNAQGSHIMPLVSMSRRTRLPENIHAMEIAFTPDELNTLNTHFALGAILGGTYLQR from the coding sequence ATGAGCAACGTAACAAAAATAAACCTCGGGAAAAATGGCCCGCTCGTATCTAAACTCGGGCTGGGCTGCATGCGCATGTCATCAGTTTGGGGAGGCCCAAGGCCAGATGAAAGTGAAAGTATCGCCACCATCAGGACGGCCCTGGATAGCGGCATTAATTTTTTGAACACCGGCGATTTTTATGGCGCAGGCCACAACGAACTGCTGGTAGGGCAGGCTATTAAAGGTAGAAGGGATGAAGCCTTCATCAGCGTAAAATTTGGCGCTATTTTTCATAACGGCCATTGGTTGGGTTTGGATCTGCGGCCTATAGCTATTAAAAACTTCATCAACTACTCGTTAGTGCGTCTGGGCATCGATACTATCGACCTGTACCAACCCTGCCGCATGGATAACAGCGTGCCTGTGGAAGATGTGATCGGGACGGTAGCCGACCTGATTAAAGAAGGAAAGGTGCGTCACCTCGGCGTTTCTGAAATTACTGCCGATCAACTGCGCAAGGCTAACAGCGTTTACCCCGTAACCGCGTTAGAAATAGGTTATTCGCTGGCCGATAGGCAAATAGAAAGCGATTTGCTACCTGCGGCCGAAGAACTGGGTATAGGCGTAGTGGCCTTTGCCAATACAGCCGAAGGCTTGCTTACCGGCCAGATGAAGGCGCCACTTGCCGCTGATAGCTACCAAAACAATTTTTCGCGTTTCCAGGGAGAAAATCTGACCAAAAACCTGGAGAAGGTTGAGGTATTGAAAGCGATGGCTGAACAAAAAGGATGTACACCAACACAATTGGCTATTGCCTGGGTGAACGCGCAGGGCAGCCATATCATGCCATTGGTGAGCATGAGCCGCAGAACACGTTTACCTGAAAATATACACGCCATGGAAATTGCATTCACGCCGGATGAGCTGAATACTTTGAACACCCATTTTGCGCTGGGTGCCATACTGGGCGGAACATACCTGCAGCGATAG
- a CDS encoding FecR family protein gives MDKERVKDLLFGYLNGTLSAEELDELLGYAQNEAYEEVFYESMGEEWKIEKPTQAIPDEQVQRVYQKTIVDPRFAQKNTGKIFSLFNIRYIGSAAAVLLVAVGVYFYASRSAHTGSEYANDVNPGGNKALLTLSNGHKVSLDQSTGLTLQEQSGIRISKSGKGQLIYTTASKNNAHSAGDVVYNTLQTPNGGQYQLVLPDGTKVWLNSSSSIKYPASFASLKERKVMLQGEAYFEVAHNRQLPFRVVSNKQTVEVLGTHFNINAYIDEPVIATTLLEGSVKVTGEASAAIAVLKPGQQAQYGSSISVSDVDTETIMAWKNGDFILKDNDFKTTMRKIARWYDVQVIYDPSAPQDLELGGWVSRSKNISAVLKIMESTGKVHFKVNGRRVIVTK, from the coding sequence ATGGATAAAGAAAGAGTTAAGGATTTATTGTTCGGTTATTTAAACGGCACACTCTCGGCAGAGGAGCTGGACGAATTGCTCGGCTACGCTCAAAACGAAGCTTACGAAGAAGTATTCTACGAGTCGATGGGAGAGGAGTGGAAGATAGAAAAGCCAACCCAGGCAATACCCGACGAACAGGTTCAAAGGGTTTATCAAAAAACCATAGTCGACCCCAGGTTTGCGCAAAAAAACACAGGTAAAATATTCAGCCTATTTAACATCAGGTATATTGGCAGCGCTGCAGCGGTACTTTTGGTAGCCGTGGGCGTTTATTTTTACGCTTCGCGATCTGCCCACACGGGTAGCGAGTACGCTAACGATGTAAATCCTGGTGGTAATAAAGCTTTGCTTACTTTATCCAATGGGCACAAGGTCAGCCTTGATCAATCTACGGGCTTAACATTGCAGGAGCAGTCGGGCATCCGTATCTCAAAATCGGGCAAGGGGCAGCTTATTTATACAACGGCAAGTAAAAACAATGCACACTCAGCTGGCGATGTGGTTTACAACACGTTGCAAACTCCCAACGGCGGGCAGTACCAGCTTGTATTGCCGGACGGCACCAAGGTATGGCTCAATTCGTCATCGTCTATTAAATACCCGGCCAGCTTTGCATCATTAAAAGAGCGTAAGGTAATGCTTCAGGGCGAAGCTTATTTTGAGGTTGCACACAACAGGCAATTACCTTTCCGCGTGGTGAGCAATAAGCAAACGGTTGAAGTATTGGGTACGCACTTTAATATTAACGCCTATATTGATGAACCCGTTATAGCAACCACCCTGCTCGAGGGTTCGGTAAAGGTAACCGGCGAGGCTTCAGCGGCAATAGCTGTACTTAAGCCAGGGCAGCAAGCGCAATATGGCAGCAGCATAAGTGTATCGGATGTGGATACCGAAACCATAATGGCCTGGAAAAACGGCGATTTTATTTTAAAGGATAACGATTTTAAAACCACCATGCGCAAAATTGCGCGCTGGTATGATGTACAGGTGATCTATGATCCGTCGGCCCCTCAGGATCTTGAACTTGGAGGATGGGTATCGCGGTCAAAAAACATTTCCGCCGTACTTAAAATAATGGAATCAACCGGCAAAGTTCACTTTAAAGTTAACGGAAGGAGGGTAATAGTGACAAAATAA
- a CDS encoding IS4 family transposase, whose translation MSSELFEPTVLDGLARKTEAIQRKRKVGGKELLDMALFDGDQSFNGMSMQLMRRDGLDISKQALHQRHHSNMTKFVQAVFEQLIAVELPQEQTQGLEIRIKDSTRFALPEVIAETFPGTKGSGMKAGASVQFEFEIKSGKSDIKVTPANANDQGESHLDKASIQPGVLYMRDLGYTHLSYMNNINKVKAFFINKLCPKTTIYLLKDDQYQKLELSKLQGITGVFDQQVYIGADKMPVRIIIEPVSEELKARRIANTEKYNKKKGSTTSKGFKERAGFNFIVTNLVSEKYSAELIQKLYHLRWQIELVFKAWKSFLKIHTFPKGSSDRITSILYSKLIWAVLSWKICMAIGKIGQISVLKVHRLIASTKEELRAQLLGICSKWLALLEKLNLKHLSKEHRKHRLKIEEIVISI comes from the coding sequence ATGAGTTCGGAACTATTTGAACCAACGGTGTTAGATGGCCTGGCCCGTAAAACAGAGGCTATACAACGCAAACGAAAAGTGGGAGGCAAGGAACTATTGGATATGGCGTTATTTGATGGAGATCAATCGTTTAACGGCATGAGTATGCAGTTAATGCGGAGGGATGGGCTTGATATTTCGAAGCAGGCATTGCATCAAAGACATCACAGCAATATGACAAAGTTTGTACAAGCCGTTTTTGAGCAATTAATAGCAGTTGAGTTACCGCAAGAGCAAACACAGGGCTTGGAGATCCGTATCAAAGATTCTACCCGTTTCGCGTTGCCGGAAGTTATTGCAGAGACATTCCCCGGAACAAAAGGAAGTGGGATGAAAGCGGGAGCATCTGTACAATTTGAATTTGAAATCAAAAGTGGTAAAAGCGATATCAAAGTAACTCCGGCCAACGCAAATGACCAGGGTGAGAGTCATCTGGACAAGGCATCAATTCAGCCGGGGGTATTATATATGAGAGATCTGGGTTACACTCACTTGAGTTATATGAACAATATTAACAAAGTCAAAGCTTTCTTTATTAATAAATTATGTCCGAAAACAACGATTTATCTATTAAAGGACGACCAATACCAAAAGTTAGAGTTGTCGAAACTACAAGGCATAACCGGCGTATTTGATCAACAGGTATATATCGGAGCTGATAAGATGCCGGTAAGGATAATAATAGAACCGGTAAGTGAAGAGCTCAAGGCAAGGCGGATAGCCAATACTGAAAAGTACAATAAAAAGAAAGGCAGTACCACCAGTAAGGGATTCAAAGAGCGGGCAGGGTTTAACTTTATTGTTACCAACCTGGTGAGCGAAAAATATAGCGCTGAATTGATCCAAAAGTTATATCACCTGCGATGGCAGATAGAATTGGTTTTTAAAGCATGGAAGTCGTTTTTAAAGATACACACGTTCCCCAAAGGAAGTTCGGATCGTATAACCAGTATATTATACAGTAAGTTGATCTGGGCAGTTTTGAGTTGGAAAATATGCATGGCTATCGGTAAGATAGGTCAAATTAGTGTTTTAAAGGTGCATCGACTAATCGCTTCTACGAAAGAAGAATTGCGAGCGCAGCTTTTAGGGATATGCTCAAAGTGGTTAGCTCTGTTGGAGAAATTAAACTTAAAGCACCTTTCAAAAGAGCACAGAAAACATAGGTTAAAAATAGAAGAAATTGTAATAAGTATTTGA